A single window of Syntrophus aciditrophicus SB DNA harbors:
- a CDS encoding 3-hydroxyacyl-CoA dehydrogenase family protein, with the protein MQVKKLGVLGAGAMGAGIAHLAAQRGIEVVLCDIDMKFVDGGVARMEKLMAGSIKKGKMTEDEAKAVLGRIKKTVQMEDFADCDFIVEAIIENLKIKQDAFSKLDTITRPEVILASNTSSMSLTEIAAATKRPEKVVGMHFFNPPQVMKLVEIIRGYYTSDETFKATEEFSKQLGKITVEIKKDAPGFVVNRVMMASAMEAMKLYEEGVASMEDIDQAVKLGLNAPMGPFELMDFVGIDINKSILDYLADETMDVRWNPPLSIKLLLKSGRLGRKNGAGWYKY; encoded by the coding sequence ATGCAGGTGAAAAAACTGGGTGTTCTTGGCGCAGGCGCCATGGGCGCGGGTATTGCCCATTTAGCTGCTCAACGAGGCATTGAAGTTGTTCTTTGTGATATTGATATGAAATTTGTCGATGGCGGTGTTGCTCGGATGGAAAAGCTGATGGCCGGCTCCATCAAAAAAGGGAAAATGACCGAAGACGAAGCAAAGGCCGTTCTCGGAAGAATAAAGAAAACCGTACAGATGGAAGACTTTGCCGACTGCGATTTCATCGTTGAGGCCATTATCGAAAACCTGAAAATCAAGCAGGATGCCTTTTCAAAACTGGATACGATTACACGGCCTGAAGTCATTCTGGCCTCGAATACCTCATCCATGTCCCTGACTGAAATCGCCGCCGCCACGAAACGGCCGGAAAAGGTCGTCGGCATGCATTTCTTCAATCCTCCCCAGGTCATGAAACTCGTTGAAATCATCAGAGGTTATTATACTTCCGACGAAACCTTCAAGGCGACGGAGGAATTTTCCAAGCAGCTGGGCAAGATCACCGTAGAAATCAAAAAGGATGCCCCGGGCTTTGTCGTCAACAGAGTCATGATGGCCTCTGCCATGGAAGCCATGAAGCTCTACGAAGAAGGCGTCGCCAGTATGGAAGATATCGATCAGGCCGTCAAGCTGGGTCTGAACGCTCCCATGGGACCTTTTGAATTGATGGATTTTGTCGGCATCGATATCAACAAATCAATCCTTGACTATTTAGCCGATGAAACAATGGACGTCCGCTGGAATCCCCCTCTATCCATCAAACTGCTGCTGAAATCAG